A single Drosophila miranda strain MSH22 chromosome XR, D.miranda_PacBio2.1, whole genome shotgun sequence DNA region contains:
- the LOC108153394 gene encoding uncharacterized protein LOC108153394: protein METYLTEIKQLRIPRPKFEPNSCHQQHQHAVAGGTSTSSSTTSNTPTPPHHHQRPWRHFVRPFTPPRDYHLPMVAGGGGGGGGGGGGAWSVEEASMHDKI from the coding sequence ATGGAGACCTATCTGACGGAGATCAAACAATTGCGCATACCACGCCCGAAATTCGAGCCCAACAGTTGCCACCAGCAACACCAACATGCGGTGGCAGGCGGCACATCGACAAGCTCCAGCACCACCTCCAACACGCCCACGCCcccccatcatcatcagcgGCCGTGGCGACACTTTGTGCGACCCTTTACGCCGCCGCGTGATTACCATCTGCCCATGGTGGCcggtggaggaggaggcggaggcggaggcggtggAGGAGCATGGTCCGTCGAGGAGGCCTCCATGCACGACAAGATCTGA
- the LOC108153393 gene encoding LOW QUALITY PROTEIN: whirlin (The sequence of the model RefSeq protein was modified relative to this genomic sequence to represent the inferred CDS: substituted 1 base at 1 genomic stop codon) encodes MRLGGSGIPYDGDPLTMSAAGNDYAELCDLGPSRWSARAYGYHGGAASGLGLGGPSGGGGGGIGGLAGLISGATQSSSSVPTGGSQGLSAHHMRSSAGAPSSYEAEDIGLAFGMISPPPGSGGPYGGSGATGMGGGSRVGNSTSSLRAGGGAVGGGRSGLYYSPPGTSYTIVERPHSPHYYFNSAGVPTKGGSLPGRGSAYLSSSPASHMAAGTAGTLPTSTAASGRSAMGNGNKKRPISPEQVLRMFGATQSSSVPTSSYHYSNGGTRDRTGRRSPASSPPSTTHQIYRDRERERDRSVPNIHELTTRTVSMSRDQQIDHGFGICVKGGKDSGLGVYISRIEENSVAERAGLRPGDTILEVNGTPFTSINHEEALKRCVQILKSSRQISMTVRAPPTLNSTAPLHGFGPPSRDPMYASMAPPLHPQNQAAAASGQGLPFRQTCSWMDRHGRPASPPMEYGGRRSDRRDRIRRVELLIEPGQSLGLMIRGGVEYGLGIFVTGVDKDSVADRCGLMIGDEILEVNGQSFLDVTHDEAVGQLKYHKRMSLVIRDVGKVPHSCTSIEMEPWDAYSPTGTRARRKGQIATMVEEKARSLLPRHHFASLSYYIAEYSGKAMTIDAFVAVLLEMLDTYEKHTLVTEIRELVFPEDRTRYDELVYRRERDPYSVDRHRRKGDPARDLPVTADDLEIIAATGRSPSSDSGLGMTVTDIHKRPAIQLPYRPMSAGPILHRAQPASHYQTASNQSSSSLSPPPPPQQQQQQQQQQQQQQQQQQQQLKHQKQQQHQHQQQQHYPPHHASLRHLGGININSISSGNVGSVPVRHHHPHEQLGPNQLQFKQTKDNQQQEYGCDEHRTRARRGSETLLPEYEQDTEQELATKLSRSFDMKEEGGTLLGDKGVRRHQSMQRLSAEQNGGSTTEQTHEHNPNVVPDHRGNLHITVKKTKPILGIAIEGGANTKHPLPRIINIHENGAAFEAGGLEVGQLILEVDGTKVEGLHHQEVARLIAECFANREKAEITFLVVEAKKSNLEPKPTALIFLEAXHLLALPASDPLERQKLEFLYEWGIDLTETPKPMPTPIPLTRAKNPPPLPHELHNNISSNNSNSQYGSQTALNNHQHPHQYHPNTPPTTNNTQTTQTTQTTHTTKTTQTTQPPTAATAAAKTHQQLNTNTPTKASREATPTREQQREQQREQQRELQREQQREQQREQQREQQHATPTREQKQHQQRRQLRDQRELREQREREYQGHEQHLHEHRHRDHHDLQQQQQHHHHPHHSHQQSSQQQQQQQQQQQQQQRYSSSSNSYKSHNNSVYQ; translated from the exons ATGCGCCTTGGGGGAAGTGGCATACCATACGACGGCGACCCCCTGACAATGAGCGCAGCTGGCAACGATTATGCCGAACTATGCGATCTTGGACCCTCACGTTGGAGTGCACGAGCCTACGGATACCATGGCGGAGCAGCGTCGGGACTTGGCCTTGGCGGCCCCAGTGGCGGGGGCGGCGGTGGCATCGGCGGACTGGCCGGGCTCATTTCGGGCGCCACCCAATCATCATCCAGCGTGCCGACTGGCGGCTCGCAAGGACTCAGTGCCCACCATATGCGGAGCAGTGCGGGTGCTCCTAGCAGCTACGAGGCCGAGGACATCGGCTTGGCCTTCGGCATGATCAGTCCACCGCCCGGCAGCGGCGGCCCCTACGGGGGCTCGGGGGCAACGGGCATGGGCGGCGGGTCGCGTGTGGGGAATAGCACGAGCTCGCTGCGCGCCGGTGGCGGAGCTGTGGGCGGAGGCCGCTCGGGGCTCTACTACTCCCCGCCCGGCACCTCGTACACAATCGTGGAGCGACCCCACTCGCCCCACTACTACTTCAACTCGGCGGGGGTGCCCACCAAGGGGGGCTCGCTGCCGGGACGCGGCTCCGCGTACCTCAGCTCCTCACCCGCCAGCCACATGGCCGCCGGCACGGCGGGCACCCTGCCCACCTCGACGGCGGCCAGCGGGCGGTCGGCCATGGGCAACGGCAACAAGAAGCGCCCCATATCGCCGGAGCAGGTGCTCCGCATGTTCGGCGCCACCCAGTCGTCTTCAGTTCCTACGAGTAGCTATCACTACAGCAATGGCGGCACACGCGATCGCACCGGACGACGCAGTCCGGCCAGCAGTCCGCCCTCGACGACGCATCAG ATCTATCGGGATCGTGAGCGGGAAAGAGATCGCAGTGTTCCGAACATCCACGAACTAACGACGCGAACCGTTTCCATGTCTCGGGATCAGCAGATCGATCATGGCTTCGGTATCTGTGTCAAAGGAGGCAAAGACTCAG GCTTGGGCGTCTACATCTCACGCATCGAGGAGAATTCGGTGGCCGAGCGCGCCGGACTGCGACCCGGTGATACAATCCTAGAGGTGAACGGCACCCCATTCACCTCAATCAATCACGAGGAGGCGCTGAAG AGATGTGTGCAGATATTGAAATCGTCACGTCAAATCAGTATGACGGTGAGAGCCCCGCCCACGCTGAACTCGACGGCGCCGCTCCATGGATTCGGACCACCCTCCCGCGACCCCATGTACGCGTCGATGGCACCACCCCTGCATCCACAGAATCAAGCGGCGGCGGCCTCGGGACAGGGCCTGCCCTTCCGGCAGACCTGCTCCTGGATGGATCGGCACGGCAGGCCCGCCTCGCCGCCCATGGAGTACGGGGGCCGACGGAGCGACCGGCGCGATCG GATACGTCGCGTGGAGCTGCTCATAGAGCCGGGACAGTCCCTGGGCCTGATGATACGCGGCGGCGTGGAGTACGGCCTGGGGATCTTTGTCACCGGCGTCGACAAGGACAGTGTGGCCGATCGGTGTGGTCTGATGATCGGCGACGAGATCCTCGAGGTCAACGGCCAATCGTTTCTCGATGTGACGCACGACGAGGCCGTTGGTCAGTTGAAATACCACAAGCGCATGTCGCTGGTGATACGTGATGTGGGCAAAGTGCCGCATTCCTGTACCTCCATCGAGATGGAGCCCTGGGATGCCTACAGTCCAACAGGCACAAG GGCACGCCGAAAAGGTCAGATTGCGACCATGGTGGAGGAGAAGGCCCGCTCTCTGCTGCCCCGTCATCACTTTGCAAGCCTCTCCTACTATATTGCAGAGTATAGTGGGAAAGCAATGACCATAGATGCCTTTGTTGCCGTCTTACTAGAGATGTTAGATACGTACGAAAAG CACACGCTAGTGACGGAGATCCGAGAACTTGTGTTCCCCGAGGATCGCACGCGATACGATGAGCTCGTCTATCGCCGGGAACGCGATCCTTATAGCGTGGACAGGCATCGG CGTAAGGGAGACCCCGCCCGTGATTTGCCG GTAACAGCTGACGATTTGGAGATTATAGCCGCCACCGGACGTAGTCCCTCATCGGACTCGGGACTGGGCATGACCGTAACGGATATACACAAACG ACCCGCAATCCAGTTGCCATATCGGCCCATGTCGGCGGGACCAATACTGCATCGCGCACAGCCAGCATCACATTATCAGACAGCAAGTAACCAATCTTCATCATCATTatcgccaccaccaccaccccaacaacaacaacaacaacaacaacaacaacaacaacaacaacagcaacaacaacagcagctaaAGCatcagaaacagcaacagcatcagcatcagcaacagcaacattaTCCACCTCATCATGCCTCATTGCGTCATCTGGGtggcatcaacatcaacagcatcagcagcggCAACGTGGGATCTGTGCCTGTgcgtcatcatcatcctcaCGAACAGTTGGGACCAAATCAGTTGCAATTCAAGCAAACCAAAGACAATCAGCAACAG GAATACGGCTGTGATGAGCATAGAACTAGAGCTCGCCGTGGAAGCGAAACCCTATTACCGGAATACGAACAAGATACG GAACAG gaGTTGGCCACAAAACTCTCAAGGAGTTTCGATATGAAGGAAGAAGGCGGCACATTGCTGGGCGATAAAGGTGTACGAAGGCATCAG TCCATGCAGCGTCTGTCCGCTGAGCAGAATGGTGGTTCAACGACTGAACAAACACATGAACACAATCCAAACGTCGTACCTGATCATAGAGGCAACTTACACATTACAGTTAAGAAAACCAAACCAATTTTAGGTATTGCTATCGAAGGTGGTGCTAATACAAAACACCCGCTCCCTAGGATAATCAATATCCAT GAAAACGGTGCAGCATTTGAAGCGGGCGGCCTGGAGGTCGGGCAACTGATACTGGAGGTAGATGGAACAAAGGTTGAGGGTCTACATCATCAG GAGGTTGCTCGACTGATAGCCGAGTGCTTTGCTAATCGTGAAAAGGCTGAAATAACCTTCTTAGTTGTCGAAGCAAAGAAATCAAATTTGGAACCGAAGCCAACAGCGTTGATATTTTTAGAAGCCTAACATTTGCTTGCCCTGCCGGCCAGTGACCCATTGGAACGACAAAAACTCGAGTTCCTCTACGAATGGGGCATCGATTTAACGGAGACGCCAAAACCAATGCCAACACCAATACCGCTAACAAGAGCCAAAAATCCACCGCCACTGCCTCATGAGCTacacaacaacatcagcagcaacaacagcaacagccagtaCGGCAGTCAGACTGCGCTCAACAATCATCAGCATCCCCATCAGTATCATCCCAACACTCCTCCCACCACAAACAACACGCAAACGACTCAGACGACACAAACGACACATACAACAAAGACTACACAAACCACACAGCCACCAACGGCAGCAACAGCTGCGGCCAAAACTCACCAACAACTGAACACCAACACACCAACGAAAGCTTCGCGTGAGGCAACACCAACACGGGAACAGCAGCGCGAGCAGCAGCGAGAGCAGCAGCGAGAGCTGCAGCGAGAACAGCAGCGAGAGCAGCAGCGAGAACAGCAGCGAGAGCAGCAGCATGCAACGCCCACACGCGAGCAGAAGCAACACCAACAACGTCGACAGCTTCGCGATCAGCGTGAACTGCGCGAGCAACGTGAGCGTGAATACCAAGGACACGAACAACACCTCCACGAACACCGCCATCGTGACCACCACGacctacagcagcagcagcagcaccaccaccacccccaTCATTCCCATCAGCAATCatcacagcagcagcagcagcaacagcaacaacagcagcagcagcagcgctacagcagcagcagcaacagctacAAATCTCATAATAATTCCGTTTACCAGTAA